One window of the Sphaerochaeta associata genome contains the following:
- the rpoC gene encoding DNA-directed RNA polymerase subunit beta': protein MKEIQDFDSIMIKLASPEQIKDWSYGEVKKPETINYRTLRPERDGLFCEKIFGTTKEWECYCGKFKSIRYKGVICDRCGVEVTNTKVRRERMGHITLAAPVSHIWYYRSVPSRMSMLLDITRNSLQSILYYEKYVVINAGDTNLKGKQLLSEEEYWQAREQYGDSFEAGMGAEAVRKLLVNLDLEELSRELREQMRLKGDKADKRLLKRIEVCENFRDSGNRPEWMILTVIPVIPPDLRPMVQLDGGRFATSDLNDLYRRVINRNNRLDRLVKLNAPDIIIRNEKRMLQEAVDALFDNSKRKRVVKGASNRPLKSLSDMLKGKQGRFRQNLLGKRVDYSGRSVIVVGPELRMHQCGLPSKMALELYKPFIMKKLVQDGVVYNIKKAKSLVEEETDAVWSILDEVVKEHPVLLNRAPTLHRLGIQAFDPVLVDGKAIKLHPLVCHAYNADFDGDQMAVHVPLTHAAQLECWTLMLSVTNLLDPANGKPIVYPSQDMVLGINYLTRDMKGAAGEGKYFDNIGELEMALDSGLLSYNAKIRYKLENGTKIETTPGRILFNAVLPKSVPFQNATLGDKELKALIGDTLKANDNSIAVEMLDSIKDVGYKYATLFGATIGLSDMIVPVAKQELVSKANNEQQRILEQYRQGHITQEERYNRVIEVWTQTNDQLTDALMSELRVSQNGFNPLFLMADSGARGSKTQIRQLGGMRGLMAKPSGDVIEFPIKSNFKEGLSIIEFFISTNGARKGLSDTALKTAEAGYLTRRLVDISQDVVINEDDCHTINGIWRGALKDGDEIVESLSERIVGRCPVEDVLHPFSRQVIAHANVEIDEATALKVEEAGIEKVLLKTVLTCEAKHGVCRKCYGRNLATNRPVVIGEAVGIIAAQSIGQPGTQLTMRTFHVGGTASTSAEENKLTFNYPVLIGNITGTRVVRESDSVNVFTRKGHIEYFRVNAVIDEGSYDKLLVEDGSIVAKGTPLYLKKGKEVTSEENGSVKVVDSKVYLVGHSTSQVVKTGSELLVESGRFVDAKTPIVSFDPFSEPVLAEVGGYVNFVDIKLGTTLIEEVNEETGNIEKKITEHSLESLQPRIEITSAEHGKGDVLAAYLLPGGSYLQIKDNTKVFKGTILAKLLKEGIKTKDITGGLPRVGELFEARRPRNAAILAQVAGLVSFASIVKGKRTIVVTDPYGHEYKHMVPMGRNLLVRDGDSVEAAEALCDGSVDPHDILDILGENALQSFLVDEVQEVYRMQGVQINDKHLGVIVRQMLRKVEVVHVGDTNLIHGQQVDKYRFFEENDRVITEGGEPAVARPLLLGITRASLSIDSFISAASFQETTKVLTNAAIAGSKDELRGLKENVIIGHLIPAGTGMKKYRDVKLKDEELLALQQKVDAVKESRRQEMIDDDDFDVEDLADMKSVGDTVDVDDSDEE from the coding sequence ATGAAAGAAATTCAAGATTTCGATAGCATCATGATAAAGCTGGCTTCGCCGGAGCAGATCAAGGATTGGTCCTACGGCGAGGTGAAGAAGCCGGAGACGATCAACTACCGCACCCTCCGTCCGGAGCGCGATGGTCTCTTCTGCGAGAAGATTTTCGGTACCACCAAGGAGTGGGAGTGCTACTGCGGCAAATTCAAGTCGATCCGTTACAAGGGTGTGATTTGTGACCGCTGTGGTGTTGAGGTGACCAATACAAAGGTACGCCGTGAACGCATGGGTCACATCACCCTGGCGGCCCCCGTTTCCCACATCTGGTACTATCGTTCGGTTCCCAGCCGCATGAGCATGCTGCTCGATATTACACGCAACTCCCTGCAGAGCATTCTTTACTATGAGAAATATGTAGTGATCAATGCAGGGGATACCAACCTGAAGGGCAAGCAGTTGCTTTCCGAGGAAGAGTATTGGCAGGCACGCGAGCAATACGGCGACTCGTTTGAGGCGGGCATGGGTGCTGAAGCGGTGCGCAAGCTCCTGGTCAATCTCGACCTCGAGGAGCTCTCCCGCGAACTTCGCGAGCAGATGCGCCTCAAGGGCGACAAGGCCGACAAGCGCCTGCTCAAGCGCATCGAGGTGTGTGAGAACTTCCGCGACAGCGGCAACCGCCCTGAGTGGATGATTCTCACCGTCATTCCTGTCATTCCCCCCGATCTCCGACCCATGGTCCAGCTCGATGGCGGCAGGTTTGCCACCAGCGATCTCAATGACCTGTATCGTCGTGTGATCAACCGAAACAATCGTCTTGACCGTTTGGTCAAGCTCAATGCCCCGGACATCATCATCCGCAACGAGAAGCGAATGCTTCAGGAAGCGGTGGATGCCCTTTTTGACAACTCGAAGCGCAAGCGTGTGGTCAAGGGTGCGAGCAACAGGCCCTTGAAGAGTCTCTCCGACATGCTGAAAGGCAAACAGGGGCGTTTCCGACAGAACTTGCTTGGAAAGCGCGTCGATTACTCCGGTCGTTCGGTTATCGTCGTCGGTCCCGAGCTCAGGATGCATCAGTGCGGTCTTCCCTCGAAGATGGCCCTTGAGTTGTACAAGCCTTTCATCATGAAGAAGCTTGTGCAGGATGGCGTGGTCTACAACATCAAGAAGGCAAAGAGCCTGGTTGAGGAAGAGACTGATGCTGTATGGTCCATTCTTGATGAAGTAGTCAAGGAGCATCCGGTGCTGCTCAACCGTGCACCTACGCTTCACCGACTCGGTATCCAGGCTTTCGATCCCGTTCTCGTCGATGGAAAGGCAATCAAGTTGCATCCATTGGTATGTCATGCCTACAACGCTGACTTCGACGGAGACCAGATGGCAGTCCACGTACCGTTGACGCATGCCGCCCAGCTGGAATGCTGGACGCTGATGCTCAGCGTTACCAACCTGCTCGACCCTGCCAACGGCAAGCCGATTGTATATCCTTCACAGGACATGGTCCTCGGTATCAACTACCTGACCCGTGACATGAAGGGTGCCGCCGGTGAAGGCAAGTACTTTGACAACATCGGTGAGTTGGAGATGGCACTTGACAGTGGTCTGCTCTCGTATAATGCAAAGATTCGATATAAACTTGAGAATGGTACCAAGATTGAGACCACTCCCGGTCGAATTCTTTTCAATGCCGTCCTTCCCAAGAGTGTTCCGTTCCAGAACGCAACTCTTGGCGACAAGGAACTGAAGGCTTTGATCGGCGACACCTTGAAGGCAAATGACAACTCCATCGCCGTTGAGATGCTCGACTCCATCAAGGATGTCGGTTATAAGTATGCAACGCTTTTTGGTGCTACCATCGGCCTGTCGGACATGATTGTTCCTGTTGCAAAACAGGAGCTTGTCAGCAAGGCGAACAACGAGCAGCAGAGAATCCTCGAGCAGTATCGTCAGGGGCATATCACCCAGGAAGAACGGTACAACAGGGTCATCGAGGTCTGGACCCAGACCAATGACCAGCTTACCGATGCCTTGATGAGCGAGTTGCGAGTAAGCCAGAACGGCTTCAACCCGCTGTTCCTCATGGCTGACTCCGGTGCCCGAGGATCGAAGACCCAGATCAGGCAGCTTGGTGGTATGCGTGGTTTGATGGCAAAGCCGTCCGGCGACGTCATCGAGTTCCCCATCAAGTCGAACTTCAAGGAAGGTCTTTCGATCATCGAGTTCTTCATCTCCACCAACGGTGCCCGTAAGGGTCTGTCCGATACCGCACTCAAGACCGCAGAGGCAGGGTACCTTACCCGCCGTCTGGTTGACATCAGCCAGGATGTCGTCATCAATGAGGATGACTGCCACACGATCAACGGTATTTGGAGAGGGGCCCTCAAGGATGGCGATGAAATCGTTGAATCGCTCTCCGAACGCATCGTCGGACGCTGTCCCGTCGAGGATGTATTGCATCCCTTCTCCAGACAGGTCATTGCACATGCAAACGTTGAAATCGACGAGGCTACTGCACTTAAGGTCGAAGAAGCCGGTATCGAGAAAGTGCTGCTGAAGACTGTGCTTACCTGTGAAGCAAAGCATGGTGTATGCCGTAAGTGCTATGGCCGCAACCTTGCTACCAACCGGCCCGTAGTCATCGGTGAAGCAGTCGGCATCATAGCCGCCCAGTCAATCGGGCAGCCGGGTACCCAGCTTACGATGCGTACGTTCCACGTTGGTGGTACTGCCTCGACGAGCGCCGAAGAGAACAAGCTTACCTTCAACTATCCTGTACTTATCGGCAACATCACCGGAACCAGGGTTGTTCGTGAGAGCGATTCGGTCAATGTGTTCACCCGTAAGGGCCATATTGAATACTTCCGTGTCAATGCTGTCATTGATGAGGGCAGTTACGACAAGTTATTGGTTGAGGATGGCTCGATTGTAGCGAAGGGAACTCCGTTGTACCTCAAGAAGGGCAAGGAAGTGACCAGTGAAGAGAACGGCTCTGTGAAGGTAGTGGATTCGAAGGTCTACCTTGTCGGTCACTCAACCAGCCAGGTCGTCAAGACAGGTTCCGAGCTCTTGGTTGAGAGCGGCAGGTTTGTGGATGCGAAGACTCCCATTGTCTCCTTCGACCCGTTCAGTGAGCCCGTATTGGCAGAAGTAGGCGGTTACGTCAACTTCGTCGATATCAAGCTGGGAACCACCTTGATCGAGGAAGTGAACGAAGAAACCGGTAATATCGAGAAGAAGATTACCGAACACAGCTTGGAGTCCCTCCAGCCCCGCATCGAGATTACGAGTGCAGAGCATGGAAAGGGCGATGTGCTCGCAGCATACCTGCTGCCAGGCGGTTCGTATCTGCAGATCAAGGACAACACCAAGGTCTTCAAGGGTACCATTTTGGCCAAGTTGCTGAAGGAAGGTATCAAGACCAAGGATATCACCGGTGGTCTCCCCCGTGTCGGCGAGCTCTTCGAGGCTCGAAGGCCCCGCAATGCTGCAATTCTTGCCCAGGTCGCCGGCTTGGTCAGTTTTGCTTCGATCGTCAAGGGCAAACGAACCATCGTGGTTACCGATCCCTACGGGCATGAGTACAAGCACATGGTACCGATGGGACGAAACCTTCTGGTGCGCGATGGAGACTCGGTGGAAGCCGCCGAGGCGCTGTGTGACGGTTCTGTAGATCCGCACGACATTCTGGACATCCTTGGGGAGAATGCATTGCAGTCCTTCCTGGTGGACGAGGTTCAGGAGGTCTATCGAATGCAGGGCGTTCAGATCAACGACAAGCACCTTGGTGTTATCGTCAGACAGATGCTCCGCAAGGTCGAGGTTGTCCATGTCGGTGACACCAACCTGATTCATGGGCAGCAGGTGGATAAGTATCGGTTCTTCGAGGAAAATGATCGGGTAATTACCGAAGGCGGTGAGCCTGCTGTTGCACGGCCGTTGCTGCTCGGTATCACTCGTGCGTCCTTGAGCATCGACTCCTTCATCAGTGCAGCCTCCTTCCAGGAGACGACCAAGGTCTTGACAAACGCAGCAATTGCTGGTAGTAAAGATGAGTTGCGCGGTCTGAAAGAGAACGTCATCATCGGCCACCTTATTCCTGCCGGAACCGGCATGAAGAAGTACCGGGACGTAAAACTCAAGGACGAGGAGTTGCTCGCACTGCAGCAGAAAGTTGATGCGGTCAAGGAATCCAGGCGCCAAGAGATGATTGATGACGATGATTTCGACGTCGAAGATTTGGCAGACATGAAATCCGTAGGTGATACCGTGGATGTGGACGATTCTGACGAGGAATGA